The Pseudomonas fluorescens genome includes a window with the following:
- a CDS encoding amino acid adenylation domain-containing protein — protein MDKSVALRIAKRFITLPLDKRRLYLEKMLEEGVSPANLPIPEVRSGFEHIALSYAQERQWFLWQMDPHSSAYHIPSALRLKGPLDVAALERSFNALVERHESLRTTFIEHGEQAVQVIHPHMPLRIAVHALPAGSPASQDDSIKAFVEAQSARPFDLRQGPLLRVSLLQIAEDDHVLALIQHHIISDGWSMQVLVDELVRYYAADTAGQPLELPELTVQYADYAIWQRHWLEAGERERQLAYWLQTLGGEQPVLELPLDHPRPPVRSFRGARLDLNLSPELGAALKQLAQREGASLFMVLLASFQALLHRYSGQPQIRVGVPVANRNRVETEGLIGFFVNTQVLSADVDGQLPFDRLLAQVKQSAMAAQAHQDLPFEQLIEALQPERSLSHSPIFQVMFNHQTASDTQDRQLQLPRLSIEDLVWEGRTAQFDLTLGTYETEQGVAAELTYATDLFEAQTIERLAHHWQNLLQGIVETPQQRIGELPLLDAAQQRLTQQDWYRVADHGAGTGCVHWRIAEQARQTPDALALTIDGQTLTHGQLDARANQLAHRLMALGVTPDQPVGIAVERSVEMIVGLLAILKAGGAYVPLDPAYPEDRLAYMIEDSGIELLLTQARLQALLPIPATLQTLLLDQPDAALQAAPRSCPVVPLTAEHLAYVIYTSGSTGKPKGVMVRHGALSNFVVSMIAQPGLVASDRMLSLTTFSFDIFGLEIYGPLSAGASIVLTGQNVHQDPQAVLALIERHDVTVLQATPSSWRMLLDHEQSALLAGRTFLCGGEALPLELAQRLLALSPKVWNLYGPTETTIWSAVHPLSPESSRPFLGKPLDNTALYIVGSDLTLNPPGAPGELLIGGEGLARGYFQRPALTAERFVPDPFSRTGERLYRTGDLTRYRAEGVVEYIGRIDHQVKIRGLRIELGEIEAALLAQTSVRETVVVAHEGPTGAQLVGYVVPATAEVLGAEAEAEAALRASLKTALKAQLPEYMVPAHLLFLAQLPLTPNGKVDRKALPAPDASELQRAYVAPRSQREQQVAQIWQEVLKLERVGLHDNFFELGGHSLLVTQVVSRVRRLLDIEVPLRSLFEYSTLQDFVAALDAGSGPQPQAMVAVARDQPLALSFAQERQWFLWKMDPDSAAYNIPTALRLRGTLDKIALRRSFEALVQRHESLRTVFVEDDGRTCQVIRPQGHVSFVEQRLSAADEASIQAFLEEQTQRPFDLLNDALLRVALLELGEQDHVLALTLHHIASDAWSLQVMVDDLMSLYSAFTQGLPAQLPVLEVQYADYAVWQRQWMAAGEQDRQLAYWTAQLGSEQPLLELPTDHPRPAQQSLRGARLPIVLDPALSDALKALARRENVTLFVLLLGSFQALLHRYSGQADIRVGVPIANRQRLETERLIGFFVNTQVLRAEFHSDLTGADLLQQLKQTAMAAQMHQDLPFEQLVDALQPQRNLSHSPLFQAMFNHRNETASVFEDALPGLAVEPLGWAQRTAQFDLSLETTDSPQGLHAALIYATDLFEPATLERMGQHWLNLLHGLVQDLHRPVAQWTLLDAVERRRLLVDWNATAVAYPLDRSVQGLIEEQVRRTPDAPALVFGEQRLSYGELNARANRLAHTLIEHGVGPDVLVGIAVERSVEMVLGLLAILKAGGAYVPLDPEYPRDRLAYMFEDSGIGLLLTQQHLLDQLPIPQGIDSLVLDLPDDGVYAGRDTNPDVVVDGENLAYVIYTSGSTGKPKGAGNRHSALVNRLCWMQQAYGLDATDSVLQKTPFSFDVSVWEFFWPLLTGATLVMAAPGAHRDPAQLIELITAQRITTLHFVPSMLQAFVQDPHVAECTSLKRIVCSGEALPVDAQQQVFAKLPNAGLYNLYGPTEAAIDVTHWTCVEEGRDSVPIGQPIANLGTYILDDELSPVPVGVIGELYLAGEGLARGYHRRAALTAERFVTGPFGHGQRLYRTGDLARYRTDGVIEYAGRMDHQVKIRGLRIELGEIEARLAEHDDVRETVVIAQGGSLLVAYVVPTHAELLSAEEAVRQALQGRLKAHLSQSLPDYMVPQHWLWLEKMPVSPNGKLERKALPPSRSQRQPQGLRRSAYRHGTGAGRYLAKRARASASGCQRQLLRTGGAIRSSPSRWSAGPVRPGSISAPRICSSTRPSKVSPAWRPWMTAAPASTRAR, from the coding sequence ATGGATAAGAGTGTTGCTTTGAGGATTGCCAAGCGCTTTATCACTCTGCCGCTGGACAAACGCCGGCTGTACCTGGAAAAAATGCTTGAAGAAGGCGTCTCGCCGGCCAACCTGCCGATCCCCGAGGTGCGCTCCGGGTTCGAACACATCGCGCTGTCCTATGCCCAGGAACGTCAGTGGTTCCTGTGGCAGATGGACCCGCACAGCTCGGCCTATCACATCCCCAGTGCCTTGCGCCTCAAGGGGCCGTTGGACGTGGCCGCCCTGGAGCGCAGCTTCAACGCCCTGGTCGAGCGCCACGAGAGCTTGCGCACCACTTTCATCGAGCATGGCGAGCAGGCCGTGCAGGTCATCCACCCGCACATGCCGCTGCGTATTGCGGTCCACGCGTTGCCCGCCGGTTCGCCGGCCAGCCAGGACGACAGCATCAAGGCCTTCGTCGAGGCGCAAAGCGCGCGCCCATTCGATCTGCGCCAGGGGCCGCTGCTGCGGGTTTCACTGTTGCAAATCGCCGAAGACGACCATGTGCTGGCGCTGATCCAGCACCACATCATCTCCGATGGCTGGTCGATGCAGGTGCTGGTGGATGAACTGGTGCGCTACTACGCCGCCGACACTGCCGGCCAGCCACTGGAACTCCCGGAACTGACCGTGCAGTACGCCGACTACGCCATCTGGCAGCGCCACTGGCTCGAGGCCGGTGAGCGCGAGCGGCAACTGGCCTATTGGCTCCAGACCCTGGGTGGCGAACAACCAGTTTTAGAGCTGCCCCTCGATCACCCACGCCCACCCGTGCGGAGTTTTCGCGGTGCGCGCCTGGACCTGAACCTGTCGCCGGAACTGGGCGCGGCGCTCAAGCAACTGGCCCAGCGTGAAGGGGCCAGTCTGTTCATGGTGCTGCTGGCATCGTTCCAAGCGTTGCTGCACCGCTACAGTGGCCAGCCACAGATCCGCGTCGGCGTGCCCGTGGCCAACCGCAACCGGGTCGAGACCGAGGGCCTGATCGGCTTTTTCGTCAACACCCAGGTGCTCAGCGCCGATGTCGATGGGCAGTTGCCGTTCGATCGCTTACTCGCTCAGGTCAAGCAGTCGGCCATGGCCGCCCAGGCTCATCAGGACTTGCCCTTCGAGCAGTTGATCGAAGCCCTGCAACCGGAACGCAGCCTGAGCCACAGCCCGATCTTCCAGGTCATGTTCAACCACCAGACAGCCAGTGATACCCAGGACCGGCAGTTGCAGCTGCCACGGCTGAGCATCGAGGACCTGGTGTGGGAAGGGCGCACCGCCCAGTTCGACCTGACCCTGGGCACCTATGAAACCGAGCAGGGTGTTGCCGCCGAGCTGACCTACGCCACCGACCTTTTCGAAGCGCAGACCATCGAACGCCTGGCCCATCACTGGCAGAACCTGCTGCAAGGCATTGTCGAGACGCCGCAACAACGTATCGGTGAGTTGCCGTTGCTTGACGCCGCCCAGCAGCGCCTGACGCAGCAAGACTGGTACCGCGTGGCCGACCACGGTGCCGGAACCGGATGCGTGCACTGGCGCATCGCCGAACAAGCGCGCCAGACCCCCGACGCGCTGGCGCTGACCATCGATGGACAGACCCTGACCCATGGGCAACTGGACGCGCGCGCCAACCAGCTCGCCCACCGCTTGATGGCCCTGGGCGTGACGCCTGACCAGCCAGTGGGCATCGCGGTGGAGCGCAGCGTCGAGATGATCGTCGGCCTGCTGGCGATCCTCAAGGCCGGTGGCGCCTACGTGCCCCTGGACCCGGCGTATCCCGAGGATCGCCTGGCCTACATGATCGAGGACAGCGGCATCGAACTGCTGTTGACCCAGGCCCGTTTGCAGGCGCTGCTGCCGATTCCGGCCACCCTGCAGACCCTGTTGCTGGACCAGCCCGACGCCGCGCTGCAGGCCGCACCGCGCAGCTGTCCGGTGGTGCCACTGACCGCCGAGCATCTGGCCTACGTCATCTACACCTCCGGTTCCACCGGCAAACCCAAGGGCGTGATGGTACGCCACGGTGCGCTGAGCAATTTCGTCGTCAGCATGATCGCCCAGCCAGGCCTTGTGGCCAGCGATCGCATGCTTTCCCTGACGACGTTTTCCTTCGACATTTTTGGCCTGGAAATCTACGGCCCGTTGTCGGCCGGGGCCAGCATCGTACTGACCGGCCAGAACGTCCACCAGGATCCGCAAGCGGTGCTGGCGCTGATCGAGCGCCATGACGTGACCGTATTGCAAGCCACCCCTTCGAGCTGGCGCATGCTGCTGGATCACGAGCAGTCTGCGCTGTTGGCCGGGCGCACGTTCCTGTGTGGCGGCGAGGCGTTGCCCCTGGAACTGGCGCAACGCTTGTTGGCCCTTTCGCCGAAGGTCTGGAACCTCTACGGCCCGACCGAAACCACGATCTGGTCGGCGGTGCACCCCTTGAGCCCGGAAAGCAGCCGTCCGTTCCTGGGCAAACCCCTGGACAACACCGCGCTGTACATCGTTGGCAGCGACCTGACGCTCAACCCACCCGGTGCGCCGGGTGAGCTGCTGATTGGCGGTGAAGGCCTGGCCCGCGGCTATTTCCAACGCCCGGCCCTGACCGCCGAACGTTTCGTGCCCGATCCGTTTTCGCGCACGGGCGAGCGGCTGTACCGCACTGGCGACTTGACCCGTTATCGGGCCGAAGGCGTGGTCGAGTACATCGGCCGTATCGACCATCAAGTGAAGATCCGTGGCTTGCGGATCGAACTGGGGGAAATCGAAGCGGCGTTGCTGGCCCAGACGAGCGTGCGTGAAACCGTGGTGGTGGCCCATGAAGGCCCGACCGGGGCGCAACTGGTGGGCTACGTCGTACCCGCCACGGCTGAAGTGCTGGGCGCCGAGGCCGAGGCCGAGGCCGCGTTGCGCGCCTCGCTGAAAACCGCGCTCAAGGCGCAGCTACCCGAGTACATGGTTCCGGCGCACCTGTTGTTCCTGGCGCAACTACCGCTGACGCCCAACGGCAAGGTCGATCGCAAGGCGTTGCCGGCCCCGGATGCCAGCGAGTTGCAACGTGCCTACGTGGCGCCTCGCAGCCAGCGCGAGCAGCAAGTGGCGCAGATCTGGCAGGAGGTCCTCAAGCTTGAGCGCGTGGGGCTGCACGACAACTTTTTCGAGTTGGGCGGGCACTCGTTGCTGGTGACCCAGGTGGTTTCGCGGGTCCGTCGGCTGCTGGATATCGAGGTGCCGCTGCGCAGCCTGTTCGAATACAGCACGTTGCAGGATTTTGTCGCGGCCCTCGACGCCGGGTCGGGCCCGCAGCCGCAGGCCATGGTCGCCGTGGCGCGGGACCAGCCGCTGGCGCTGTCGTTTGCCCAGGAGCGCCAGTGGTTCCTGTGGAAAATGGACCCGGACAGTGCCGCCTACAACATTCCCACGGCGCTGCGATTGCGCGGCACCTTGGACAAAATCGCCCTGCGCCGCAGCTTTGAAGCGCTGGTGCAACGGCATGAAAGCTTACGCACCGTGTTCGTGGAAGACGATGGACGCACCTGCCAGGTGATTCGCCCGCAGGGGCACGTCAGCTTCGTCGAACAACGGCTGAGCGCAGCGGATGAGGCCAGCATTCAGGCCTTCCTCGAAGAGCAGACACAACGCCCGTTCGATCTCTTGAACGATGCGCTGCTGCGCGTGGCATTGCTGGAACTGGGTGAGCAGGACCACGTCCTGGCGCTGACCCTGCACCACATCGCTTCCGACGCCTGGTCGTTGCAGGTGATGGTCGATGATCTGATGAGCCTGTATTCGGCGTTCACCCAGGGGCTGCCCGCGCAGTTACCCGTGCTGGAAGTGCAATACGCCGACTATGCCGTCTGGCAGCGCCAATGGATGGCCGCCGGCGAACAGGATCGGCAACTGGCCTACTGGACCGCGCAACTGGGCAGCGAGCAACCCCTGCTGGAACTGCCCACCGACCATCCGCGCCCGGCCCAGCAAAGCCTGCGCGGGGCGCGGCTGCCGATTGTGCTGGATCCTGCGTTGAGCGATGCCCTCAAGGCCCTGGCCCGGCGGGAAAACGTCACGCTGTTCGTGCTGTTGCTCGGTTCCTTCCAGGCCCTGCTGCACCGCTACAGCGGCCAGGCCGACATCCGCGTCGGGGTGCCGATTGCCAACCGTCAACGCCTGGAAACCGAACGGTTGATCGGTTTCTTCGTCAATACCCAGGTGCTGCGCGCCGAGTTCCACAGCGATCTGACCGGTGCCGATTTGCTGCAACAACTCAAGCAGACGGCCATGGCGGCGCAGATGCATCAGGACCTGCCGTTCGAGCAATTGGTCGATGCCTTGCAGCCCCAGCGTAACCTGAGCCACAGCCCGTTGTTCCAGGCCATGTTCAACCACCGCAACGAAACCGCCTCGGTCTTTGAAGACGCATTGCCGGGCCTGGCGGTCGAACCCCTTGGCTGGGCGCAGCGCACCGCGCAGTTCGACCTGAGCCTGGAGACCACCGACAGCCCGCAGGGCCTGCACGCTGCGTTGATCTACGCGACGGACCTGTTCGAGCCGGCCACTCTCGAACGCATGGGCCAGCATTGGCTCAACCTGTTGCACGGCTTGGTGCAGGACCTGCATCGCCCGGTTGCGCAGTGGACGTTGCTGGACGCTGTCGAGCGTCGGCGCCTGCTCGTCGACTGGAACGCGACGGCGGTTGCGTACCCGCTCGATCGCAGTGTCCAGGGGTTGATCGAAGAACAGGTACGCCGGACGCCGGATGCCCCGGCGCTGGTGTTCGGCGAGCAACGCCTGAGCTACGGCGAGCTCAACGCCCGGGCCAATCGCCTGGCTCACACCTTGATTGAGCATGGCGTCGGCCCGGATGTGTTGGTGGGCATCGCCGTGGAACGTTCGGTGGAAATGGTTCTGGGGCTGTTGGCGATTCTCAAGGCCGGTGGTGCCTATGTGCCGCTGGACCCGGAATACCCACGGGATCGCCTGGCCTACATGTTCGAGGACAGCGGCATTGGTTTGCTGCTGACCCAGCAGCATTTGCTCGATCAGTTGCCGATTCCGCAAGGGATCGACAGCCTGGTGCTGGACCTGCCTGATGACGGGGTGTACGCAGGTCGCGACACAAATCCGGACGTGGTGGTCGACGGCGAGAACCTGGCCTATGTGATCTACACCTCCGGTTCCACCGGCAAGCCCAAGGGCGCGGGCAACCGGCATTCGGCGCTGGTCAACCGGCTGTGCTGGATGCAGCAGGCCTACGGGCTCGATGCCACCGACAGCGTGCTGCAAAAAACGCCGTTCAGTTTCGACGTGTCGGTGTGGGAATTCTTCTGGCCGCTGCTGACCGGCGCGACGCTGGTGATGGCCGCGCCGGGGGCGCATCGTGACCCGGCGCAACTGATCGAGTTGATCACCGCACAGCGCATCACCACGCTGCACTTCGTGCCATCGATGTTGCAGGCTTTTGTGCAAGACCCCCACGTGGCCGAATGCACCAGCCTCAAACGCATCGTTTGCAGCGGTGAAGCCCTGCCGGTGGACGCGCAGCAGCAGGTGTTCGCCAAACTGCCGAACGCCGGCCTGTACAACCTCTATGGCCCGACCGAGGCGGCCATCGACGTGACTCATTGGACCTGTGTCGAGGAAGGTCGCGACAGCGTGCCGATCGGCCAGCCGATCGCCAACCTGGGCACCTACATCCTGGATGACGAGCTTTCGCCGGTTCCGGTGGGCGTGATCGGCGAACTGTACCTGGCGGGCGAGGGACTGGCCCGTGGATACCACCGCCGCGCCGCGCTGACGGCCGAGCGGTTCGTGACCGGCCCCTTTGGCCACGGCCAGCGGCTGTACCGCACTGGCGACCTGGCGCGCTACCGCACCGACGGTGTGATCGAATACGCCGGGCGCATGGACCATCAGGTGAAAATCCGTGGCCTGCGCATCGAACTGGGGGAAATCGAAGCGCGCCTGGCCGAGCACGATGACGTGCGCGAAACCGTGGTGATCGCCCAGGGCGGTAGCCTGCTGGTGGCCTACGTGGTGCCGACACACGCTGAATTACTGAGCGCCGAAGAGGCCGTGCGCCAGGCGCTGCAAGGCCGGCTCAAGGCGCATTTGAGCCAGTCCTTGCCCGACTACATGGTGCCGCAGCACTGGTTATGGCTGGAAAAAATGCCGGTCAGCCCCAACGGCAAATTGGAGCGCAAGGCGCTGCCCCCCAGCCGATCTCAGCGCCAGCCCCAAGGCTTACGTCGCAGCGCATACCGCCATGGAACAGGCGCTGGCCGGTATCTGGCAAAGCGTGCTCGGGCAAGCGCAAGTGGGTGTCAGCGACAACTTCTTCGAACTGGGGGGGCGATTCGATCATCTCCATCCAGGTGGTCAGCCGGGCCCGTCAGGCCGGGATCCATTTCAGCCCCAAGGATTTGTTCGTCCACCAGACCATCCAAGGTCTCGCCAGCGTGGCGACCCTGGATGACAGCCGCCCCGGCATCGACCAGGGCCCGGTGA